Within the Solwaraspora sp. WMMA2056 genome, the region AACGCGATGTGGTCGATGTGTCGGCCACGAGCGCCCCGATCCAGTTGCGTTACGCGCGTCCGGTCTCCTGACCGGGCGGGTGCCCCGCTCCGGTGGGGGTTGTCAGTGGTGTGCTGCTCAGAGGTGAGGGACCGGCCGTGATTCCAGAGGATCTGCGGTATACCGCGGAGCATGAGTGGGTGGCGGGCGACGACGCCGGCGCCGTGCGGGTGGGGGTCACTCATTTCGCGCAGGACGCGTTGGGTGACATCGTGTTCGTCGAGTTGCCGGCGGTCGGTTCCGAGGTTTCGGCGGGTGAGCCGTGTGGCGAGATCGAGTCGACCAAGAGTGTGTCTGAGATCTACGCGCCGGTGAGTGGCACGGTGGTGGCGTGCAACGAGGCGCTGGTGGACGCGCCGGAGACGGTCAATTCGGACCCGTACGGGGCGGGTTGGCTGATGCGGGTGGAGCCGTCGGATCCGCAGGCGTTGGGCGGGTTGCTCGACGCGGCGGCGTACCGGGAGCTCACCGAGCGCTGACGGGTGTCCGGGGGGCGTTGTATCGTGTGCCCGCGAGTCTTGTTGACCCTAGTTTTCGGCGCTGGCTAGGCTCGCCCAGTCGTCCGAGAAGCCAACTACAGTCGAGCGTTGCGGAGTAATTGCCGTACCGGCATGGGGGAGCTTGCGCCTTGCGATCCATCAAGGGTTGGTGGCTTGCCCGACAGACCCGACGCGAACCGAACAACAGATCCGTGAGGTGGTCCATGACTCGCCCAGACGACGAGTTCCCCCCGCTCGACGTCACGTCGACGTTGAATCTCGGTTCGCTCGATGAAGTGTTGGAGGGGCCGGACGCCGATGTGGTGCCGAGCCGGATGTCGGGTTCGCTGCCGCCAGGGATGGCGTTGCTGGTGGTGCGGCGGGGTCCGAACGCGGGGGCCCGGTTCCTGTTGGACCATGATGTGACGACGAGCGGCCGGCATCCGGACAGTGACATCTTCCTGGACGATGTGACGGTGTCGCGGCGGCACGCGGAGTTTCACCGTGACGTCGGTACCTTCACCGTGCGCGATGTGGGTAGCCTGAATGGCACCTATGTCAATCGTGAGCGGGTGGAAGCGGCGACCCTGAGCAATGGTGACGAGGTCCAGATCGGTAAGTTCCGGCTGGTCTTCATCGCTGGTCCGCGGCCGGACGAGGAGGCTGGCCGCGGCTGATGCCGGGGTGCGTGCGGAGGTGGTGCCGTGCGTGGTGTGGCTGACGCCGGTGGTGAGCCGGGGGTGTCGTGGTGAGTGAGCAGGCGGCGGCCCGGGATGGTGTGACCTCGGCGCCGTTGATGAGTATCGGTGAGGTGCTGGCCGAGTTGCGTCCGGATTTTCCGGACACGACGATCTCCAAGTTGCGGTTCCTCGAGGCTGAGGGGCTGGTGGAGCCGCGGCGTACCCCGTCGGGTTACCGCAAGTACAGCTGGGAGGACGTGGCCCGGCTGCGGTTCGTGTTGACGGCGCAGCGGGACCAGTATCTTCCGTTGCGGGTGATCCGGGAGCAGTTGGCGCGTCAGGATGCCGAGGCGGGTCCGGCGGCGGGTCGGACCCGGCCGGCGTTGGTGGCGGTGGGGCCGTCCGGTGAGGTGCCGGGTCGGCCGCCGCCGGTGCCGGCTCCGGCGGCGCAGTCGCGGTGGAGCCGCACGGAGCTGTTGGAACGTAGCGGTCTGGAGTCGTCGACGCTGGCTGAGGTGGAGCGGCTCGGTCTGGTCGTGGCGGATGCGCCCGGCTGGTACGACGCGGACGCGGTGGTGATCGCGTCGGCGGTGGCCGGGTTGTTGCGGCACGGGTTGGAGGTGCGGCACCTGCGGGCGGTGCGGGCGGCGGCGGACCGGGAGGTCGGGCTGTTCGCGCAGTTGGTGGCACCGTTGGCGCGGCAGACCGATCCGGCGGCGCGGGCGCGGGCGGCGGAGACGGCCACTGAGCTGGTCGGTTTGTCGCAGCGGCTGCATGCGGCGTTGGTGCGCTCGGGGTTGCGCCCGACGGTGGGCCGGTGAGCTGGCGGGCGTGGCCGGACGGTTGCGCGGTGGTCCGTGTACCGTGCAGGGAGGGCCGGAAGCGGGTTTGGTGACGACGACACGGAGGCGGCGGTGCGTGAGCTGAGCGTGGTCGGGGTGCGGGTGGAGTTGCCCACCAACCAGCCGATCGTGCTGCTGCGTGAGGTCGACGGGGACCGCTATCTGCCGATCTGGATCGGTGCGGTGGAGGCCACTGCGATTGCCTACGAGCAGCAGGGGGTGAAGCCGGCCCGGCCGTTGACGCATGATCTGTTGCGGGACATCCTGGCGGCGTTGCGGGCGCCGTTGCAGGCGGTGGAGATCACCGAGTTGAAGGACAACGTGTTCTACGCGGATCTGGTGATCGGTGACAGTGTGCGGGTGTCGGCGCGGCCCAGCGATTCGATCGCGTTGGCGTTGCGGGTGGGTGCCCCGATTCGTTGTGCTGAGCAGGTGCTCTCCGAGGCGGGCATCGTCATTCCGGATGAGCAGGAGGACGAGGTCGAGAAGTTCCGGGAGTTCCTGGATCAGGTGCGTCCGGAGGATTTCGCGGGGTGAGGTCGTGCACCGGGTCGGGTGATCCGGTGTACGGGTGCGCGGGGCGTGGCCGCGGGTGTGCGGCGTGTCGCGTGGTCAGTTGCCTGGTACGGCTCCCAGCTGGCGTTAGGCTGGCCTTGTCGATGGGCTCATGTTCCGTCCCGGGTGTGGGCCGCACTGACGGGGAGGTTTCGGTATGCCCGCGCAGCGAGAGCCGGATCCGGGGTCGTCTGATCATGTGGACGGTGTCGGGCCGGATGAGGATCTGGTCGGCTACCGCGGCGTGACGGCCTGCCACGCGGTCGGCATCAGTTACCGGCAGTTGGACTACTGGGCGCGTACGGCGTTGGTGGTGCCGAGTGTGCGTGACGCGGCCGGGTCGGGTTCGCAGCGGCTGTACTCGTTCCGCGACCTTGTGGTGTTGAAGGTGGTCAAGCGGCTGTTGGACGCCGGGGTGTCGTTGCAGAACATCCGGAAGGCGATCGACACGTTGCGGTCGCGGGGGGTGGCGGATCTGGCCGGGATCACGTTGATCTCGGATGGGACGACGGTGTACGAGTGCCGGTCCCCGGAGGAGGTCGTGGATCTGCTGCAGGGCGGCCAGGGCGTGTTCGGGATCGCGATCGGCGGTGCGTTCAAGGAGATCCAGGGGTCGTTGTCGCAGTTGCCGGCGGAGCCGGCGGTGACGGAGCCGGCGCAGGAGCCGCCGGTGGCCGCCGGTGACGAGTTGGCGGCGCGGCGGGCGCGCCGGCGGGCCGGCTGAGTGGCCCCGCAGGGGTTGTTTTCGTGGTGGTGATCGAGGTCACCGCAGCGGCGTCGGTAAGTTGCCGGTAGCGTAGGTGCCGCTGTGCACCCGTGTGGGAGAGATCGTCCGCTGGTTCGGCGGGCGGCGCCGAAGGGGCAAATCCTCCCCGGAACCTCTCAGGCAGAAGGACCACGCGGGTTGGCGACTCTGAAGGCGGCGTAGCTGACAGAGGGGGAGGTTGCGTGTCGACCTCTGCCCCGGGAGCCGCCTGGTGTCTGTTTCGTTTCCGTACCCTGACCTGTCGGCGACGGTGTCCGAGCCGGCGGGGGAGTTGACGTTCGCCGATCGGCACATCGGCCCGGATCCGGCGGCGCAGCGTCGGATGCTCGACGTCGTCGGGTACGCCAGTGTCGACGATCTGATGGACGCGGCGATCCCGGAGGTGATCCGGTGGCGGGACCGCCTCGACCTGCCGGAGCCGCTCAGTGAGCCGCAGGTGACGGCGGCTCTGCGGGCGATGGCGCAGGCCAACACCCCGGCGGTGTCGATGATCGGTCTGGGGTGTCACGGCACCCACATGCCGGCGGTGATCCGCCGCAACGTGTTGGAGAACCCGGCCTGGTACACGGCGTACACGCCGTACCAGCCGGAGATCAGCCAGGGCCGGTTGGAGGCGTTGCTGACGTTCCAGACGATGGTGTCGGAGCTGACCGGGCTGGCGACGGCGAACGCGTCGATGTTGGACGAGGCGACGGCGGCGGCGGAAGCGATGACGGTGGCGCGGCGGGCGTCGAAGTCCACCAGCGACGTGTACGTGGTGGACGCCGACGCGTTGCCGCAGACGGTCGCGGTGCTGCGGACCCGGGCGGAGCCGCTCGGTATCGACGTGCGGGTGTGCGATGTGGCGGCGGGTCTGCCGGCGGAGTTCTTCGGTGTGCATCTGCAGTGGCCGGGGGCGTCGGGCCGGGTCCGTGACGACGAGGCGGTGATCGCGGCGGCGCACCGGGTGGGTGCGCTGGTGACGGTCGCGGCGGATCTGTTGGCGTTGACGCTGCTGCGTCCGCCGGGGGCGTGCGGCGCCGATGTGGCGGTCGGCACGTCGCAGCGGTTCGGGGTGCCGATGGGGTTCGGTGGCCCGCATGCGGGCTATCTGGCGGTGCGGGCCGGGTTGGAACGGATGCTGCCGGGTCGGCTGGTGGGGGTGTCGCGGGACGCGGCCGGCGACCGGGCGTACCGGTTGGCGTTGCAGACCCGGGAGCAGCACATCCGGCGGGAGAAGGCGACGAGCAACATCTGTACGGCGCAGGTGCTGCTGGCGGTGCTGGCGGCGATGTACGCCGTGTACCACGGGCCGCAGGGGCTGCGGGCGATCGCGGCGCGCACGCACGCGTCGGCGGTGCGGCTGCGCGCCGGGTTGGCCGCCGGTGGGGTACGGGTGGGCGACTGGCCGCTGTTCGACACGGTGACCGCGACGGTGCCCGGCGAGGCGGCGCGGGTGGTGGCGCGGGCGGCGCAGCGGGGCGTGAACCTGCGGCTGGTGGACGCCGACACGGTGGCGGTGTCGTGTGACGAGACGACGACGCCGCAGCACCTGGCGGTGGTGTGGGCGGCGTTCGGGGTGGCCGGCCACGACGGTGACGTGGCGGCGGCGATTCCGCCGCAGTGGCGGCGTACCGACGAGTTCCTCACCCACGAGGTGTTCCACGCCTACCGCAGTGAGACGGCGATGATGCGGTACCTGCGGCGGCTGGCGGACGTCGACTACGCCCTGGACCGGGGCATGATCCCGCTGGGGTCGTGCACGATGAAGCTGAACGCGGCGGTGCAGATGGAGCCGGTCAGTTGGCCGGGGTTCGCCGAGGTGCATCCGTTGGCGCCGGCGGAGCAGACGGCCGGGTACCGGCAGCTGATCGGCGAGTTGGAGGGCTGGCTGGCGGAGGTGACGGGCTACGACGCGGTCAGTGTGCAGCCGAACGCGGGGTCGCAGGGGGAGTTGGCCGGGTTGCTGGCGATCCGCGCGTACCACCGGTCGCGGGGGCAGGGGCAGCGGACGGTGTGTCTGATTCCGTCGTCGGCGCACGGCACGAACGCGGCGAGCGCGGTGATGGCGGGCATGCGGGTCGTGGTGGTGGGCTGCGATGTCGACGGCAACGTGGACGTGGCCGACGCGCAGCGGCTCATCGACGCGCACCGGGACACCTTGGCGGCGATCATGGTGACGTATCCGTCGACGCACGGGGTGTACGAGGACGGCATCGCGGATCTGTGTGCCCGGGTGCACGACGCCGGCGGCCAGGTGTACGTCGACGGGGCGAACCTGAACGCGTTGCTGGGGTACGCCCGGCCGGGCCGGTTCGGCGCGGACGTGTCGCATCTGAATCTGCACAAGACGTTCTGCATTCCGCATGGTGGTGGCGGCCCGGGGGTGGGTCCGGTGGCGGTGCGGGCGCATCTGGCGCCGTTCCTGCCGGCGGATCCGCTGGTCGAGGGTGCGGGGCCGGTGATTTCGGGGTCCCGGTACGGGTCGGCGGGGATTCTGCCGATTCCGTGGGCGTACCTGCGGTTGATGGGTGCCGACGGGCTGGTGCGGGCGACCGGTTCGGCGGTGTTGGCGGCGAACTACGTGGCGGCGCGGCTGCGGGGACATTTCCCGGTGCTGTACGCCGGTAACAAGGGTCTGGTGGCGCACGAGTGTGTGTTGGATCTGCGGCCGTTGACGAAGGCGACCGGGGTGACGGTGGAGGACGTCGCAAAAAGGCTGGTCGACTACGGGTTCCACGCGCCGACGATGTCGTTCCCGGTGGCGGGCACGTTGATGGTGGAGCCGACCGAGAGTGAGGACCTGGCGGAGCTGGACCGGTTCTGCGCGGCGATGATCGCGATCCGGGCGGAGATCGACCAGGTGGCGCAGGGGGTGTGGCCGGTGGCGGACAGTCCGTTGCGGCAGGCGCCGCACACGGCGGCGATGGTGGTCGCCGATGACTGGTCGCTGCCGTATCCGCGGTCGGTGGCGGCGTTTCCGGCCGGTCAGGCCGCCGGTGGCAAGTACTGGCCGCCGGTGCGGCGGGTCGACGGCGCCTATGGCGACCGGAATCTGATGTGTGCGTGTCCGCCGCCGCAGGAGTACGGCGATTGACGCCGGTGTCGCGGCGGGTGGGCGCGGTCACCGGGCGGCGGGTTCGCCGCCCGGTGCGGCACCTGAGGGGAGGATCGGCTCGACGGTGAGCCTTCGAGGGGCGGCGCGGTCAGGCGGCGAGAGCGTGCCGGGCGGGGCCGCGGTGTGGGGCGATGCTGCTGCCGTCGGGGAGCAGTTCGCCGGTGTCCTCGAACACGATGACGCCGTTGCAGAGCAGGCTCCAGCCCTGCTCGGGGAAGCAGGCGATCACGCGGGCCGCTTCACGGTCGGTGGCGTCTGACGAGGGACAGGTCGGTTGGTGCTGGCACATCGGGATCTCCGGACTGTGGGGGCGCTGTGTCATGGTTCACATGACCAGTGATGAACGTTACCAAGCCGAACGACACCGTTCCGGGCCAGTGACGGCCTGCCGACGCAAGAATCCACCCTTCGGCCGAGGCAGGTCGAACCGATCGGCCTGGAAGCGCTCCCATGAAGACCCGTCGCCAACCTGCACACACCCGCCCGCGTCGCCGGTGACCGACCGGCCGCCACTAACCTGACAGCCATGACGATGCGCCCGATCCGGATCATCGGCGACGCCGTGCTGCGAAGCCCCGCCGAACCCGTCACCACCTTCGACCGGTCCCTGCGCGACCTCGTCACCGACCTGATGGACACCCTGCTCGGCGCCCCCGGCCGCGCCGGCGTCGCCGCACCCCAGATCGGCGTGGGCGCCCGCGTGTTCGTCTACGACGCCGACGGCCACCGCGGCCACGTCGTCAACCCCCACCTGCACCCGGCCGACGACACCGACATCGACACCGACGACGAAGGCTGCCTGTCCATCCCCGGCCTGTACTTCCCGACCCCACGCGCCCGCCACGCCCGCGTCGACGGCGTCGACCAGCACGGCGAACCCGTCACCATCACCGGCACCGGTTTCCTCGCCCGCGCACTGCAACACGAAACCGACCACCTCGACGGCCGCCTCTACGTCGACACCCTGCGCGGCGACACCCGCCGACGCGCCCTCCGCGAGATCCGCGCCGCCCACTGGACACGCCACTGACCCCGCCTCACACCACCACCACCCGCGGATACGGATGCCGCAGGAAATCGTGGTGCGAGATGTCCCACCCGTAGGCGCCCGCCCGGTCGAACACCACCACGTCACCGATCCGCAGCCGCCCCACCACCTGCCCCCGGCACAACACGTCCCGCGGCGTACACAACTCACCCGCCACATCCACCGCGGCCCCCGCCACCTGCGCCCGCGCGAACGGGTACGGCCACCGCCGCACCGGCACCACCGCGAACGGATGGTCGTAACCCCACGCCGCCGGCAACCGGAAATGATGCGTCCCACCCCGCACCACCGCGAACCACCGGCCCTGCGTGCACTTCACATCCACCACCTGCGCCGCGTACCAGCCCGCGTCCGCCGCCAACCACCGACCCGGCTCGAACACCAGCCGCAGCCCCGCCGGCAGCACCAACCCCG harbors:
- a CDS encoding MerR family transcriptional regulator is translated as MPAQREPDPGSSDHVDGVGPDEDLVGYRGVTACHAVGISYRQLDYWARTALVVPSVRDAAGSGSQRLYSFRDLVVLKVVKRLLDAGVSLQNIRKAIDTLRSRGVADLAGITLISDGTTVYECRSPEEVVDLLQGGQGVFGIAIGGAFKEIQGSLSQLPAEPAVTEPAQEPPVAAGDELAARRARRRAG
- the def gene encoding peptide deformylase, whose product is MTMRPIRIIGDAVLRSPAEPVTTFDRSLRDLVTDLMDTLLGAPGRAGVAAPQIGVGARVFVYDADGHRGHVVNPHLHPADDTDIDTDDEGCLSIPGLYFPTPRARHARVDGVDQHGEPVTITGTGFLARALQHETDHLDGRLYVDTLRGDTRRRALREIRAAHWTRH
- a CDS encoding FHA domain-containing protein, whose protein sequence is MTRPDDEFPPLDVTSTLNLGSLDEVLEGPDADVVPSRMSGSLPPGMALLVVRRGPNAGARFLLDHDVTTSGRHPDSDIFLDDVTVSRRHAEFHRDVGTFTVRDVGSLNGTYVNRERVEAATLSNGDEVQIGKFRLVFIAGPRPDEEAGRG
- a CDS encoding DUF5999 family protein, whose amino-acid sequence is MCQHQPTCPSSDATDREAARVIACFPEQGWSLLCNGVIVFEDTGELLPDGSSIAPHRGPARHALAA
- the gcvH gene encoding glycine cleavage system protein GcvH, with product MIPEDLRYTAEHEWVAGDDAGAVRVGVTHFAQDALGDIVFVELPAVGSEVSAGEPCGEIESTKSVSEIYAPVSGTVVACNEALVDAPETVNSDPYGAGWLMRVEPSDPQALGGLLDAAAYRELTER
- the gcvP gene encoding aminomethyl-transferring glycine dehydrogenase, which translates into the protein MTFADRHIGPDPAAQRRMLDVVGYASVDDLMDAAIPEVIRWRDRLDLPEPLSEPQVTAALRAMAQANTPAVSMIGLGCHGTHMPAVIRRNVLENPAWYTAYTPYQPEISQGRLEALLTFQTMVSELTGLATANASMLDEATAAAEAMTVARRASKSTSDVYVVDADALPQTVAVLRTRAEPLGIDVRVCDVAAGLPAEFFGVHLQWPGASGRVRDDEAVIAAAHRVGALVTVAADLLALTLLRPPGACGADVAVGTSQRFGVPMGFGGPHAGYLAVRAGLERMLPGRLVGVSRDAAGDRAYRLALQTREQHIRREKATSNICTAQVLLAVLAAMYAVYHGPQGLRAIAARTHASAVRLRAGLAAGGVRVGDWPLFDTVTATVPGEAARVVARAAQRGVNLRLVDADTVAVSCDETTTPQHLAVVWAAFGVAGHDGDVAAAIPPQWRRTDEFLTHEVFHAYRSETAMMRYLRRLADVDYALDRGMIPLGSCTMKLNAAVQMEPVSWPGFAEVHPLAPAEQTAGYRQLIGELEGWLAEVTGYDAVSVQPNAGSQGELAGLLAIRAYHRSRGQGQRTVCLIPSSAHGTNAASAVMAGMRVVVVGCDVDGNVDVADAQRLIDAHRDTLAAIMVTYPSTHGVYEDGIADLCARVHDAGGQVYVDGANLNALLGYARPGRFGADVSHLNLHKTFCIPHGGGGPGVGPVAVRAHLAPFLPADPLVEGAGPVISGSRYGSAGILPIPWAYLRLMGADGLVRATGSAVLAANYVAARLRGHFPVLYAGNKGLVAHECVLDLRPLTKATGVTVEDVAKRLVDYGFHAPTMSFPVAGTLMVEPTESEDLAELDRFCAAMIAIRAEIDQVAQGVWPVADSPLRQAPHTAAMVVADDWSLPYPRSVAAFPAGQAAGGKYWPPVRRVDGAYGDRNLMCACPPPQEYGD
- a CDS encoding bifunctional nuclease family protein; amino-acid sequence: MRELSVVGVRVELPTNQPIVLLREVDGDRYLPIWIGAVEATAIAYEQQGVKPARPLTHDLLRDILAALRAPLQAVEITELKDNVFYADLVIGDSVRVSARPSDSIALALRVGAPIRCAEQVLSEAGIVIPDEQEDEVEKFREFLDQVRPEDFAG
- a CDS encoding MerR family transcriptional regulator, with product MSIGEVLAELRPDFPDTTISKLRFLEAEGLVEPRRTPSGYRKYSWEDVARLRFVLTAQRDQYLPLRVIREQLARQDAEAGPAAGRTRPALVAVGPSGEVPGRPPPVPAPAAQSRWSRTELLERSGLESSTLAEVERLGLVVADAPGWYDADAVVIASAVAGLLRHGLEVRHLRAVRAAADREVGLFAQLVAPLARQTDPAARARAAETATELVGLSQRLHAALVRSGLRPTVGR